Proteins from a genomic interval of Sphingobacterium sp. SYP-B4668:
- a CDS encoding MutS-related protein, giving the protein MTHWLESLLTMDELNSFANYAYNNPEYSYPTFNETTFLEAENLGHPLIFNKTRVRNYLRASAIEKVIVLTGANMSGKSTFLRTIGINLVLAYSGAPVYATKLTCSNGLKLYTSMRVTDSLAQDTSYFYVELKRLSAIVHSLRDGAKILILLDEILKGTNSEDKLQGSIGLIEEFLQHDCLCVIATHGLSLGELENKFRGQVNTDFLPSANAR; this is encoded by the coding sequence ATGACCCATTGGCTTGAAAGCCTACTTACGATGGACGAACTTAATTCTTTTGCAAACTATGCCTACAACAACCCTGAATATTCATACCCAACATTCAATGAAACCACATTTCTTGAAGCAGAAAACTTGGGGCACCCCCTTATTTTTAACAAAACACGTGTAAGGAATTACCTAAGGGCTTCGGCAATAGAAAAGGTTATTGTGCTAACAGGAGCAAACATGTCTGGGAAAAGTACATTTCTTAGAACAATAGGAATCAATCTAGTACTCGCATATTCGGGAGCACCTGTCTATGCGACAAAACTAACATGTAGCAATGGATTGAAGCTATACACCAGTATGCGTGTGACTGATTCGTTAGCACAAGACACTTCATACTTCTACGTCGAACTAAAACGACTATCAGCAATCGTCCATAGCCTGCGGGACGGAGCAAAAATATTAATCTTATTGGACGAGATATTAAAAGGTACAAATTCGGAGGATAAGTTACAGGGATCCATAGGTTTGATAGAAGAATTCCTGCAGCACGATTGTCTATGTGTAATTGCTACACATGGCCTTTCTCTGGGGGAACTGGAGAACAAATTTAGGGGTCAGGTAAACACCGATTTCCTACCCAGCGCTAATGCCAGATGA
- a CDS encoding low molecular weight protein tyrosine phosphatase family protein, whose protein sequence is MKNVLFICSRNKWRSRTAETLYKNSRHFNVKSAGTENSARIKVNAKLILWADLVFVMEAHHKEKLMLNFPNETNAKEIVVLEIPDVYRYMDKELIEEIESSVEGYL, encoded by the coding sequence ATGAAAAATGTACTATTTATTTGTAGCAGAAACAAGTGGAGAAGCCGAACTGCAGAAACTCTATATAAGAATAGTCGTCATTTTAACGTAAAGTCGGCAGGAACAGAAAACTCTGCACGAATCAAGGTCAATGCTAAATTAATTTTATGGGCCGATTTAGTCTTTGTGATGGAAGCACACCATAAAGAAAAACTAATGCTCAACTTTCCAAATGAAACAAATGCAAAGGAAATCGTCGTTTTGGAAATACCTGATGTATATCGGTATATGGACAAGGAGCTGATTGAGGAGATAGAAAGCAGTGTAGAGGGCTATTTATAA